A window from Zingiber officinale cultivar Zhangliang chromosome 7A, Zo_v1.1, whole genome shotgun sequence encodes these proteins:
- the LOC122000392 gene encoding uncharacterized protein LOC122000392 — translation MEKQNSPLFLGVECQNQVLRLFLPSYKFHRPACFQPDNETTPLVFTTRRQIRELRELRAMATVKKASVLVAACVGAVEALKDQAGLCRWNYAMRSLQQHAKGNVRSLSQAVRMHSSMCDGRSSEEAKRSEESLRKVMYLSCWGPN, via the coding sequence ATGGAAAAGCAAAACAGCCCCCTGTTTCTCGGAGTGGAATGCCAAAACCAAGTGCTTCGCCTTTTTCTTCCATCCTACAAATTCCATCGCCCTGCCTGCTTCCAACCTGACAACGAAACCACTCCACTTGTTTTCACTACTCGAAGGCAAATCAGAGAGCTACGAGAGCTTAGAGCCATGGCAACAGTGAAGAAAGCGTCGGTGTTGGTGGCCGCCTGCGTCGGCGCAGTGGAGGCGCTCAAGGATCAAGCAGGGCTTTGCAGGTGGAACTACGCTATGAGGTCGCTGCAGCAGCACGCCAAGGGCAACGTGAGGTCGCTGTCTCAGGCCGTGAGGATGCATTCCTCCATGTGCGATGGGAGGAGCAGCGAGGAGGCCAAGCGGTCGGAGGAGTCGCTGAGGAAGGTGATGTACCTCAGCTGCTGGGGACCCAATTAG